The DNA region GGCAGCTGACCGCCTACTTCGCCGGTGAACTCACCGAGTTCGACATCGAGTTCACCGAGGGCGGCACGGACTTCCAGCAGCGGGTGTGGCGCGCGCTGGAGGAGATTCCGTACGGCACGTCGACCACGTACGGCGCGCTCGCCGAGCGGCTCGGTGTGCCCCGGGACCGGATCCAGGCGCTGGGCGCGGCGATCGGAGCGAACCCCCTGCTGCTGGTGCGCCCGTGCCACCGGGTGATCGGCGCGGACGGCACCATGCGCGGCTACGCCGGCGGCGTGGAGCGCAAGGTCCGGCTCCTCACCCACGAGGGCGTTCTGCAGCCCACCCTCCTCTGACCTCCGAGGCACCTCTCACCATGAACCACACCACATACCCGGCGGCCCGGGTCGCGGAACAGGACTGGGCCGCCCTGACCGGCGAACTCGACGAGCACGGCAACGCGCTCACCGGACAGCTCCTCACCCCCGGACAGTGCCACGAGCTCGCCGCCCTGTACGACGAGGACGGCCGATTCCGCTCGACCATCGACATGGCCCGCCATCGCTTCGGCTCCGGCCAGTACCGCTATTTCACACATGAACTGCCTGATGTCGTAAGGGAGTTGCGCGAGGCGTTCTACCCGCGGCTGCTGCCCGTCGCACGCGACTGGGCCGAGAGGCTGGGCCAACCCGCGCCGTGGCCCGACACGTTGGGGGAGTGGGTGGAGCGGTGCCACGCGGCCGGACAGTCCAAGTCCGCCCAGATCCTGCTGCGTTACGGTCCGGGCGACTGGAACGCCCTGCACCGGGACGTGTTCGGCGACCTGCTCTTCCCGCTCCAGGTCGTGATCGGCCTCGACGCCCCGGGAGCCGACTTCACGGGCGGCGAGTTCATCATGACCGAGCAGCGCCCGCGCGCCCAGTCCAGGGGATCGTCCACGACCCTGCCCCAGGGCCACGGCCTGATCTTCACCACCCGCGACCGGCCCGTGGCGTCCAGGCGGGGTTGGTCCATCGGCCCCATGCGGCACGGGGTGAGCACGGTCCGCTCCGGGCGGCGACGCACACTCGGGCTGGTCTTCCACGACGCCAAATGATCACCCGGTCGCCAGTCGGGACACCCACTCGCCCGAAACTCCGTTGCCCGCCCGTCCCGCGGATGCTGGAGTGGCGTGATGGATCACGCAGCGGTACTGACACTGTTCGACCGGGACATGCGCGAGGGCGCGCGCCCCTTCGGCCTCGACTCCGTGGTGGAGCGCGTCGGACGGGTGGTGCGGCACGTCGGACCCGAGAAGGGCTGGAACGGGGTGCTCTGGTCGGACCTCTCCGAGGCCGACGCGGA from Streptomyces sp. NBC_00258 includes:
- a CDS encoding methylated-DNA--[protein]-cysteine S-methyltransferase; amino-acid sequence: MTACTTFDSPLGELLLVGEETPDGVTLTSLSMPGQRNAPAEKPGRRSDPDRFEAVARQLTAYFAGELTEFDIEFTEGGTDFQQRVWRALEEIPYGTSTTYGALAERLGVPRDRIQALGAAIGANPLLLVRPCHRVIGADGTMRGYAGGVERKVRLLTHEGVLQPTLL
- a CDS encoding 2OG-Fe(II) oxygenase, which translates into the protein MNHTTYPAARVAEQDWAALTGELDEHGNALTGQLLTPGQCHELAALYDEDGRFRSTIDMARHRFGSGQYRYFTHELPDVVRELREAFYPRLLPVARDWAERLGQPAPWPDTLGEWVERCHAAGQSKSAQILLRYGPGDWNALHRDVFGDLLFPLQVVIGLDAPGADFTGGEFIMTEQRPRAQSRGSSTTLPQGHGLIFTTRDRPVASRRGWSIGPMRHGVSTVRSGRRRTLGLVFHDAK